The stretch of DNA CAGAGGTTTGCACAATACCCTTTATAACGCGGCACCAAATCCAGAACGACCAGGTCCCCCGCCTCAATAACTTTGTCAGAAGCAGTGCCGTGTAGCCATCCCGAACGGACTCCCGAATTCACAAACACAGGCGTTGCAACACCATGTCCACCGGCTTTCCGCATAGCGTACTCAACTTCCGCTGCGACCTCATTTTCCGTTATACCCGGTCTAAGCGTTTTGACTGCCGTCTCCATGCCGATGCCAGCAATTTCTGCAGCACGCTGCATGAGTGCTATCTCGGTGTTATCTTTCACCATACGGAGGGCATCCATAACCGGGGCGATATCCATGACATCAACAATCGGATTCGCTCTTTGGAACATGTTCAATAGGAAGGCAGGGGTGCCGAACCACATCTGGACACCAATTTTGAGTTTCTCCTTATCTCCTATCATACCACGCATCACCTGAACAACGTCCTTAATCTGTTGACCGACAGAGCCGAAAATCCGGACATCTTCGACACCCAATGATTCTTTAACCTCTTCCTCTTCTCCAGCAAAAGTGACAACAATTGGCACCCCGTGTGCGGGGATAATAGCGCGCGGTTGATACCGATCCTCTCCGAAAAAGTAGATATAATCATCGTGCGTCAGAATAAGATAGGCATCAATCCCTTGCTGCTTCATCCTGTCCTGCGCTTTCTGAATCCTCTTTCTATTTACCATCGTAATTTCCTCCTGTTAGGATAGTTACCGTTCTCTTGTCGTATTAAAGCATAGTATTGCAAATTTCGTGCCAAATGTTCAGCACCTGTCCAATTGAGATATATCAGCGTTTTACGGGCTAAAATGAAATTTCAGATTTTGCCGATATGTTTCAAATCTGAAACAAAACCTGAATTAATTGCTGAGAAGCCTCGTAAATAAAAGTTATTTCACAAATGAAACAAATTTCATTTATGAAACAAAATTCTTGACATCCGCTGCACTATGTGATAATCTGTAACCTATAGGGAACAAATCTTGTGCACGCGTGGGGGGGAAATAGTGAAGTGGATTAATACCGATCAGGTCTATGGAATCCTTGAGCAGATTCAGATCGGAAAGACACTCGATGAAGTATTTGAGAACATCTACGCTGGACTTCAGAATATAGTGCCACATAACCGGTTAGGCATCGCACTCATTGACGAATCCTCCGGCGATTTAGTGCAGTGCAAAACGAAATCGAACAAAAAAATTTTGCTGGACAACGGGTTTTCAGCAAAAATCGAGGGGTCAAGCCTTGAACCTATCCTCAATTCAGGTGAAGCACGAATTATTGACGATTTTAGGGAAATTCTTGCAAGGAGACCGGCGCACTGGACACGATTAATGGTCCAAGAGGGGATGCGCTCAAACCTGACCCTTCCGCTCAAGGTGCAGGGTAAACCCATTGGGGTCGTCTTTTTCACCAGTGAAAAACCCCGAGCATTCTCCGAGGCACATATTGGGCGGCTCAAACCTATTGCCGGACAACTCTCGATTCTGATTGAAAAAGGGAGTTGGACAGACAAACTCGCCGAAAGCAATAAACGGTATCGCACACTTTTTGAGATGTCCAATGACGCAATCTTCATAGTTCCATCACTCACAGAAGCGTTTGTTACCGTAAACGAAAATTTCTGTGCCTGGCTCGGTTACACACACCAAGAACTCGTCAATCTGTCGCTGCGTGACCTAATGCATCCCGATGAATTTCAAAACACCCGCGAAACCCTCAAAAGCCTCGATCAACAGAATCCGATTACCTTCCAAACCGAACTGTTCCGTAAAAACAAGAATCGCTTGCCAGTGGAAATTCGCGCAATCCGAATTGTGCATGACGATCGGGGATTCATCCAAGGGTTCGCCCGGGACCTCTCAGAGGTAAAGGCACTCAATGCCCAACTCAAGGAACGCCATTCGTTTGGGAATCTCATCGGAAAAAATCGGAAAATGCGGGAGATTTTCGAGTTAATTCAACTCGTCGCCCCTATGAAAACGACGGTCCTGATTCAAGGCGAAAGCGGCACCGGCAAAGAACCGATTGCCCACGCAATCCACGACAATAGCGAGCGGGCAAAACAACCCTTCATCCGCGTCAATTGTGCTGGCTTGGTTGATAATTTGTTAGAGAGCGAACTCTTTGGACATGTCAAAGGTGCGTTTACGGATGCCATTGCGACCCGCGAAGGACGGTTCGCAGCTGCGGACGGCGGCACGCTTTTCCTTGATGAAATTGGCGAATTAAGTCTCGGAACACAAGCGAAGTTGCTCCGTGTTTTACAAGAGGGCGAATATGAGATGGTCGGTTCAACGGAGACAAAAAAAGTAGATGTCCGCGTCATTGCAGCGACAAATCGAATCCTGAAAACAGAAATTGAGGCTGGACGGTTCCGCGAGGATTTATACTATAGACTCAACGTCGTCCCGATTACCCCGCCGCCACTCCGTGAAAGGCGAGACGACCTTCCACTTCTCATTGAACACTTCATCGAAAAATTCAGTCAACAGACACAGAAACCTATTCATCGCGCCTCACCCGAGGTCCTTGAAATCTTAATGGATTATGCCTACCCTGGCAACGTGCGGGAGTTGGAAAATATCATAGAGCATGCCTTCGTTAAGTGTCAGGGTGGCAGCATTGAAAAGCAACATCTACCGCTTGACCTTATTGCGTCGAGGGACGATATTGTTACGCAGGCACTCCGGGAAAGCAACCCGCTTGCTGCATTGGAACGTGAGTTAGTCCAACGGGTTTTGGAGGAGTCTGATGGGAAACCACAACTCGCTGCACAACGCTTGGGGATTAGTCGGACAACCCTATGGCGCAAACTTAAGACAGTATAGCTGAGCTATAGGACAATCGATTTGTGGTGGACCTGAGAAGAAATCCAGTACCAACATATTTTTTTATTGACAACTTCGCTGAGGTTAACATACCATAGCAATAAGCGTTGACCCATTGCTACCGTCCGAAAGGAGTACTGAAAATGGCGAAGGAACTCTCACTCGTTGCCTATAACGATTTAGAAAGCCAAGTTGAGGCACTGGAAAGGGATGGGTATGTCTATTTCCCCAACGTGCTTGATACCAATGAGATTGCTGAATTGCGTGCGACTATGGATCAATTGCCAGCAATCCCAGCGTCTCATGACAGGGACGAAACACTTGAAAATGGTGACGCATTCCTCCACAAACTCATTAGCAACGCCTTTAATCGCGACCCCTTGTATCTCCAATTCCTTGACAGATCCCCCGTTTTTGAAGTCGCCGAAGCAGCGCACGGTGAGGATTGCCATTGCATCGGTATGCATTCGTGGTTGACGGGACCGGGCCGCCCGGATCAGGGATTACATACGGATTGGCTGCCGATTCGTCTACCTGCAGATGTTCGTTCCGATCCACGCGTCAAAATCCCAATCTTCATCACGACTGCCCATTACTACCTCAACGATATGTACGAAGAATTGGGTCCGACGAAGTTTGTGCCGGGCAGTCATTTCTCTGGGTGTTCTCCAAACGGCGCAACAGAATGGAATAATCGGGGAGAAGAGAGTATCCTATGCAATGCGGGGGACGTGGTGCTTTTCCGCAGTGAAGTCTGGCATCGTGGCTCA from Candidatus Poribacteria bacterium encodes:
- a CDS encoding Xaa-Pro peptidase family protein — encoded protein: MVNRKRIQKAQDRMKQQGIDAYLILTHDDYIYFFGEDRYQPRAIIPAHGVPIVVTFAGEEEEVKESLGVEDVRIFGSVGQQIKDVVQVMRGMIGDKEKLKIGVQMWFGTPAFLLNMFQRANPIVDVMDIAPVMDALRMVKDNTEIALMQRAAEIAGIGMETAVKTLRPGITENEVAAEVEYAMRKAGGHGVATPVFVNSGVRSGWLHGTASDKVIEAGDLVVLDLVPRYKGYCANLCRTFAIGTPTAKQMDMFETYKSAQAAGIAALRPGRKMRDIDAAAKKVYTENGYGEFYVAGISHSIGLSFEETPAPTIHPGDSGIQISDGMTVTVGHSVLSVQGTGGVRLEDTCHISGSIAKPLTAFPAELKLPQPL
- a CDS encoding sigma 54-interacting transcriptional regulator; translation: MKWINTDQVYGILEQIQIGKTLDEVFENIYAGLQNIVPHNRLGIALIDESSGDLVQCKTKSNKKILLDNGFSAKIEGSSLEPILNSGEARIIDDFREILARRPAHWTRLMVQEGMRSNLTLPLKVQGKPIGVVFFTSEKPRAFSEAHIGRLKPIAGQLSILIEKGSWTDKLAESNKRYRTLFEMSNDAIFIVPSLTEAFVTVNENFCAWLGYTHQELVNLSLRDLMHPDEFQNTRETLKSLDQQNPITFQTELFRKNKNRLPVEIRAIRIVHDDRGFIQGFARDLSEVKALNAQLKERHSFGNLIGKNRKMREIFELIQLVAPMKTTVLIQGESGTGKEPIAHAIHDNSERAKQPFIRVNCAGLVDNLLESELFGHVKGAFTDAIATREGRFAAADGGTLFLDEIGELSLGTQAKLLRVLQEGEYEMVGSTETKKVDVRVIAATNRILKTEIEAGRFREDLYYRLNVVPITPPPLRERRDDLPLLIEHFIEKFSQQTQKPIHRASPEVLEILMDYAYPGNVRELENIIEHAFVKCQGGSIEKQHLPLDLIASRDDIVTQALRESNPLAALERELVQRVLEESDGKPQLAAQRLGISRTTLWRKLKTV
- a CDS encoding phytanoyl-CoA dioxygenase family protein; translated protein: MAKELSLVAYNDLESQVEALERDGYVYFPNVLDTNEIAELRATMDQLPAIPASHDRDETLENGDAFLHKLISNAFNRDPLYLQFLDRSPVFEVAEAAHGEDCHCIGMHSWLTGPGRPDQGLHTDWLPIRLPADVRSDPRVKIPIFITTAHYYLNDMYEELGPTKFVPGSHFSGCSPNGATEWNNRGEESILCNAGDVVLFRSEVWHRGSANTSDETRYLLQVHYAMRMITQKYPPYLNKFQFDPSILAQANPRQRRLLGDHRPSNYD